The following are encoded in a window of Sphaerisporangium siamense genomic DNA:
- a CDS encoding fumarate hydratase has translation MPGFDYTDLLPLGPDATEYRLVTAEGVRRVEAAGRTFLEVDPEALRLLTETAIHDISHYLRSSHLAQLRKIIDDPEASGNDRFVALDLLKNASISAGGVLPMCQDTGTAIVMGKRGRHVLTDGADAEHISRGVYDAYTRLNLRYSQMAPLTMWDEKNTGTNLPAQVELYAEDPLGHPDEYKLLFMAKGGGSANKSFLYQETKAVLNEKRMLAFLEEKIRSLGTAACPPYHLAVVVGGTSAEFALKTAKYASARYLDTIPTEGSPSGHGFRDLELEKKVFELTQRLGIGAQFGGKYFCHDVRVIRLPRHGASCPVAIAVSCSADRQALAKITPEGVFLEKLETDPARFLPETTDEHLSDDVVAIDLNRPMADILAELTRYPVKTRLSLTGPLVVARDIAHAKIAERLDAGEPMPDYLKDHAVYYAGPAKTPEGYASGSFGPTTAGRMDSYVERFQAAGGSLVMLAKGNRSKQVTDACQKYGGFYLGSIGGPAARLAQDCIKKVEVLEYPELGMEAVWKIEVEDFPAFIVVDDKGEDFFRDTTGPTLTIGRRI, from the coding sequence ATGCCCGGATTCGACTACACCGACCTGCTTCCGCTGGGGCCCGACGCGACGGAGTACCGTCTCGTCACGGCCGAGGGCGTGCGCCGGGTCGAGGCGGCCGGCCGCACGTTCCTCGAAGTCGATCCGGAGGCTCTCCGGCTGCTCACCGAGACCGCGATCCACGACATCTCGCACTACCTGCGGTCGTCCCACCTCGCCCAGCTCCGCAAGATCATCGACGATCCGGAGGCCAGCGGCAACGACCGGTTCGTGGCCCTCGACCTGCTCAAGAACGCGAGCATCTCGGCCGGCGGCGTGCTGCCCATGTGCCAGGACACCGGCACCGCGATCGTCATGGGCAAGCGCGGGCGGCACGTCCTCACCGACGGGGCCGACGCCGAGCACATCTCGCGCGGCGTGTACGACGCCTACACCAGGCTCAACCTGCGCTACTCCCAGATGGCCCCGCTGACCATGTGGGACGAGAAGAACACCGGCACCAACCTGCCCGCCCAGGTCGAGCTCTACGCCGAGGACCCGCTCGGGCACCCCGACGAGTACAAGCTGCTGTTCATGGCCAAGGGCGGCGGCAGCGCCAACAAGTCGTTCCTCTACCAGGAGACCAAGGCCGTCCTGAACGAGAAGCGCATGCTGGCCTTCCTGGAGGAGAAGATCCGCTCGCTCGGCACCGCGGCCTGCCCGCCGTACCACCTGGCCGTGGTCGTCGGGGGCACCAGCGCCGAGTTCGCGCTCAAGACCGCCAAGTACGCCTCCGCCCGCTACCTGGACACGATCCCGACCGAGGGGTCGCCGTCCGGGCACGGCTTCCGCGACCTGGAGCTGGAGAAGAAGGTCTTCGAGCTGACGCAGAGGCTCGGCATCGGCGCCCAGTTCGGCGGCAAGTACTTCTGCCACGACGTGCGGGTGATCCGCCTGCCCCGGCACGGCGCGTCCTGCCCGGTGGCGATCGCCGTCTCGTGCAGCGCCGACCGCCAGGCCCTCGCCAAGATCACACCGGAGGGCGTCTTCCTGGAGAAGCTGGAGACCGACCCGGCGCGCTTCCTGCCCGAGACCACCGACGAGCACCTGTCGGACGACGTGGTCGCCATCGACCTCAACCGGCCGATGGCCGACATCCTCGCCGAGCTGACCCGGTACCCGGTCAAGACGCGGCTCTCGCTGACCGGCCCGCTGGTCGTCGCCCGCGACATCGCGCACGCGAAGATCGCCGAGCGGCTGGACGCGGGCGAGCCGATGCCCGACTACCTCAAGGACCACGCCGTCTACTACGCCGGGCCCGCCAAGACGCCCGAGGGGTACGCCTCGGGGTCCTTCGGCCCGACGACCGCCGGTCGCATGGACTCCTACGTCGAGCGTTTCCAGGCCGCGGGCGGCTCGCTCGTGATGCTCGCCAAGGGAAACCGCTCCAAGCAGGTGACAGACGCCTGTCAGAAGTACGGCGGCTTCTACCTCGGCTCGATCGGCGGTCCGGCGGCGCGTCTCGCGCAGGATTGCATCAAGAAGGTGGAAGTTCTGGAATATCCGGAACTCGGGATGGAAGCCGTCTGGAAGATCGAGGTAGAGGACTTCCCCGCCTTCATCGTCGTGGACGACAAGGGCGAGGACTTCTTCCGTGACACCACTGGTCCCACCCTCACCATCGGTCGCAGAATCTGA
- a CDS encoding serine/threonine-protein kinase, with translation MRAPSGYELASRYRLLEPVGRGGMGTVWRAHDELLGRDVAVKEVRLPLVLDEELRAELCARTEREGRATAMVAHPSVITVFDVITEDDRPWIVMELLRARSLEELVKQEGPLAPRKVAEIGRQVLGALRAVHAKGILHRDVKPSNVLVADDRVVLTDFGLAALEGDASITQAGIVLGSAGYIAPERVLGDRASPAADLWSLGATLYTAVEGRGLHGRRTAAAALAALTSGEPIPMQNAGPLAPILQGLLQIDPETRLDGMRASLMLARVAAGGSAEEPLGGPAHRASARRPSPGGGAQAPSARAKQVPRPTLGSLAPSPRKTSHRGQHRADRPDRPERADSHWTPPAGPMPQRRPSEGVHRKPAEPAPGRRRAPANPEMSPMARQLSEIVKLLLPRRFWPKSMR, from the coding sequence ATGCGCGCCCCGTCCGGATACGAGCTTGCCTCGCGATACCGGCTCCTCGAACCGGTCGGGCGCGGCGGCATGGGCACCGTGTGGCGCGCGCACGACGAACTGCTCGGCCGGGACGTCGCGGTCAAGGAGGTCCGGCTCCCGCTCGTCCTGGACGAGGAACTGCGGGCGGAGCTCTGCGCCAGGACCGAGCGCGAGGGCCGCGCCACCGCCATGGTCGCCCACCCGTCGGTCATCACGGTCTTCGACGTCATCACCGAGGACGACCGGCCCTGGATCGTCATGGAGCTGCTGCGGGCCCGCTCGCTGGAGGAGCTCGTCAAGCAGGAAGGGCCGCTCGCGCCGCGCAAGGTGGCCGAGATCGGGCGTCAGGTCCTCGGCGCGCTGCGGGCCGTCCACGCCAAGGGCATCCTGCACCGCGACGTGAAGCCGAGCAACGTGCTCGTCGCCGACGACCGCGTGGTACTCACCGATTTCGGCCTGGCCGCGCTGGAAGGTGACGCGTCCATCACCCAGGCCGGCATCGTGCTCGGCTCGGCGGGCTACATCGCGCCCGAGCGCGTCCTCGGCGACCGCGCCAGCCCCGCCGCCGACCTGTGGTCCCTCGGCGCCACGCTCTACACGGCCGTCGAGGGCCGCGGCCTGCACGGGCGCCGTACGGCCGCGGCGGCGCTGGCCGCGCTGACCAGCGGGGAGCCCATCCCCATGCAGAACGCGGGCCCGCTCGCCCCGATACTGCAGGGGCTGCTGCAGATCGACCCCGAGACCCGGCTGGACGGCATGCGCGCCTCGCTCATGCTGGCGCGCGTGGCGGCGGGCGGCTCGGCGGAGGAACCCCTCGGCGGTCCGGCCCACCGCGCCTCGGCGCGGCGGCCCTCGCCCGGCGGCGGGGCGCAGGCCCCGTCCGCGCGGGCCAAGCAGGTGCCCCGGCCGACGCTCGGCAGCCTGGCGCCGTCCCCGCGCAAGACCTCCCACCGCGGCCAGCACCGCGCCGACCGTCCCGACCGTCCGGAGCGGGCGGATTCGCACTGGACGCCGCCCGCCGGTCCCATGCCGCAGCGCCGGCCGTCCGAGGGGGTGCACCGCAAGCCCGCCGAACCCGCGCCGGGCCGCCGCCGGGCTCCGGCGAACCCCGAGATGAGCCCCATGGCGAGGCAATTGTCCGAGATTGTGAAGTTGCTACTGCCGCGTCGCTTCTGGCCAAAAAGCATGCGTTAG
- a CDS encoding serine/threonine-protein kinase, translating into MPEQQTRLLAARYELVAPLGRGTMGTVWRAHDRLLGRDVAVKEIRHDPGLNKEQRAELRERMIREGRAAAKIAHPSVATVHDAILVDDSPWIIMELVEARSLEQVIEEEGPLPPRLVAEIGLDLLGALAAAHEQGILHRDVKPANVLLTETGRVVLTDFGIAKVEGDSSITKTGMVIGSPGYTAPERARGDHTGPESDLWSLGATLYFAVEGRPAYERRTVSETLSALMSEQADPATQAGPLRPVLEGMLEKDYTKRLSFDRTVAMLRTVARTPTSDSPATPGSPSQNTPSASRNTPSASAKPSSSRSTPAPSPKPTSSKAASASSKAASPNISPASRSTPGASPKPASSQAASSPSSPSASSKPASPPQSPSSPSTSGASPKPGPSQAASASPKPAGPSAPSSGAAENETPDEPDPNQTMVVIRPKAGLRIPPGPGAPRRDGAPEPEGTADAGLAGAGTGAGPQARGVEDDEDDQVTMVGLVPPVLGEPRAAGPEKSQDMRDMTASPASAPTRPPKPAPNTAPSRRLPPPGPSDVTPSSGFTAASEAPGFAPERPGFTRGPAPEGPGLTRGAASGAAHPSAGPAPAAGSRPYPGPVPGPASPPGRTSMAGQGSVAGAPPVPGPASGAPYAGGSGSPAVSRGMSDAEQGNADNGLGTDLFAFQGPATPRGNSPIGMIILVAVALLGLAAIVMLAAAALSDTRGPGAARTPTAPASAAEAAVSSVITAGGAPGAAPAPGLRRYVDASGYVVDLPERLRGAAKGRTVTFTADGDPRTARISRSPDSSSDILNTTRAAEARALAAGTYPGYKLIRLAVTRPTPYPGADVAEWEFTYTGASGPARVLSRWVAVPGGSTYAIYWSTPVSRWKGDRAQLTTVLASFRPARENAPSGS; encoded by the coding sequence ATGCCGGAACAGCAGACGCGGCTGCTCGCCGCCAGGTACGAGCTGGTCGCTCCCCTCGGCCGGGGGACGATGGGCACCGTCTGGCGGGCCCACGACCGCCTCCTCGGACGCGACGTCGCCGTCAAGGAGATCCGCCACGACCCCGGTCTGAACAAAGAGCAACGCGCGGAGCTGCGGGAACGCATGATCCGCGAGGGGCGGGCCGCGGCGAAGATCGCCCACCCCTCCGTGGCCACCGTCCACGACGCCATCCTCGTCGACGACAGCCCCTGGATCATCATGGAGCTGGTCGAGGCCAGGTCCCTGGAGCAGGTGATCGAGGAGGAGGGCCCGCTGCCGCCCCGGCTCGTCGCCGAGATCGGCCTCGACCTGCTCGGCGCCCTCGCCGCCGCCCACGAGCAGGGCATCCTGCACCGCGACGTCAAACCGGCGAACGTCCTGCTCACCGAGACCGGCCGCGTGGTGCTGACCGACTTCGGCATCGCCAAGGTCGAGGGCGACAGCAGCATCACCAAGACCGGCATGGTGATCGGCTCCCCCGGCTACACCGCCCCCGAACGGGCCCGCGGCGACCACACCGGCCCCGAGTCCGACCTGTGGTCGCTCGGCGCCACGCTGTACTTCGCCGTCGAGGGGCGGCCCGCGTACGAGCGGCGCACGGTCAGCGAGACGCTGTCTGCACTCATGAGCGAGCAGGCGGACCCGGCGACCCAGGCCGGCCCGCTGCGCCCGGTCCTCGAAGGAATGCTGGAAAAGGACTACACCAAGCGCCTCTCCTTCGACCGCACGGTCGCCATGCTCCGCACGGTAGCCCGCACCCCCACCTCCGACTCCCCGGCAACCCCCGGCTCCCCCTCCCAGAACACCCCCTCGGCCTCCCGAAACACCCCCTCGGCCTCCGCCAAACCCTCCTCCTCCCGAAGCACTCCCGCCCCCTCCCCGAAGCCGACTTCCTCCAAGGCCGCCTCCGCCTCCTCCAAGGCCGCCTCCCCGAACATCTCCCCGGCCTCCCGGAGCACTCCCGGGGCGTCACCGAAACCCGCTTCCTCGCAGGCCGCCTCCTCGCCCAGTTCTCCTTCGGCATCCTCGAAGCCGGCCTCTCCGCCGCAGTCCCCCTCCTCCCCGAGCACTTCCGGGGCCTCACCGAAGCCCGGTCCCTCGCAGGCCGCCTCCGCCTCACCGAAGCCCGCGGGCCCCTCCGCCCCCTCCTCCGGCGCCGCCGAGAACGAAACGCCGGACGAGCCGGACCCCAACCAGACGATGGTGGTCATCCGCCCGAAGGCGGGCCTCCGCATCCCACCCGGTCCCGGCGCGCCCCGGCGTGACGGCGCCCCCGAACCCGAGGGCACGGCCGACGCCGGTCTCGCCGGTGCCGGGACGGGGGCCGGTCCTCAGGCGCGCGGGGTGGAGGACGACGAGGACGACCAGGTGACCATGGTCGGGCTGGTTCCGCCCGTTCTCGGAGAGCCGCGTGCGGCTGGGCCGGAAAAGTCGCAAGATATGCGGGACATGACGGCATCGCCCGCTTCAGCGCCGACCCGGCCGCCGAAGCCGGCGCCGAACACCGCCCCCTCCAGGCGGCTGCCGCCTCCCGGCCCGTCCGACGTCACCCCGTCGTCCGGCTTCACCGCAGCCTCCGAAGCTCCCGGCTTCGCCCCCGAGCGTCCCGGTTTCACCCGCGGCCCCGCGCCCGAAGGTCCCGGCCTCACCCGTGGCGCGGCTTCCGGCGCCGCTCACCCGTCCGCCGGCCCTGCGCCCGCCGCCGGGTCCAGGCCGTACCCCGGGCCGGTGCCGGGACCCGCGTCGCCGCCCGGCCGCACGTCCATGGCCGGCCAGGGATCCGTGGCCGGCGCCCCGCCCGTACCCGGCCCCGCTTCCGGCGCCCCGTACGCCGGCGGATCGGGGTCCCCGGCGGTGTCGCGTGGCATGTCCGACGCCGAGCAAGGGAATGCGGACAACGGGCTCGGCACCGACCTGTTCGCGTTCCAGGGACCGGCCACGCCGCGCGGCAACAGCCCCATCGGGATGATCATTCTGGTGGCCGTCGCGCTGCTCGGCCTGGCCGCGATCGTCATGCTGGCCGCCGCCGCCCTCTCCGACACCCGCGGCCCCGGCGCCGCCCGAACGCCGACCGCCCCGGCGTCCGCCGCCGAGGCCGCCGTCTCCTCGGTCATCACGGCCGGGGGCGCGCCGGGCGCCGCTCCCGCGCCGGGCCTGCGCCGCTACGTGGACGCGAGCGGCTACGTCGTCGACCTGCCCGAACGGCTCCGCGGCGCCGCCAAGGGCCGCACGGTCACCTTCACCGCGGACGGCGACCCCCGTACGGCACGGATCAGCCGCTCCCCCGACAGCAGCTCCGACATCCTCAACACGACGCGCGCCGCGGAGGCGCGTGCGCTGGCGGCGGGCACGTACCCGGGGTACAAGCTGATCCGCCTCGCGGTGACGCGCCCGACGCCGTACCCGGGCGCCGACGTCGCCGAGTGGGAGTTCACCTACACCGGCGCGTCCGGGCCGGCGCGTGTGCTGTCGCGGTGGGTCGCCGTGCCGGGCGGTTCGACGTACGCGATCTACTGGTCCACC
- a CDS encoding Gfo/Idh/MocA family protein, producing the protein MRVGLLGLGRIGAFHAVTLAAHPEVGELVVSDADATRAGQVAARVGARVGDAFDADAVVVATPTATHAELILRACAAGLPVFCEKPVAPTFEEAARVAEAVRDSGTLVHIGFQRRFDAGYAAARAALRGGELGDLHRVHMLSADPHPPAPEYVPRSGGIYRDCHIHDFDILRWVTGREVASVYATGANRGAAFFAEAGDVDTSAALLTLDDGTLVTLQGSRYNGSGYDVRMELAGTRRTIVVGLDDRTPLASAEPDAGFPKGDPWPNFGERFEPAYVAEIGAFLAAVRDGGPSPCTAGEALAALRIAEAAELSRRTGGPARVDEVTL; encoded by the coding sequence ATGCGTGTGGGTCTGTTGGGTCTCGGCAGGATCGGGGCGTTCCACGCGGTGACGCTCGCCGCCCACCCCGAAGTGGGCGAGCTGGTGGTGTCCGACGCCGACGCGACCCGGGCCGGGCAGGTCGCCGCCCGCGTGGGCGCGCGCGTCGGGGACGCCTTCGACGCCGACGCCGTCGTGGTGGCCACCCCGACCGCCACGCACGCCGAGCTGATCCTCAGGGCGTGCGCCGCGGGCCTCCCCGTCTTCTGCGAGAAGCCGGTGGCCCCGACCTTCGAGGAGGCCGCGCGCGTGGCCGAGGCCGTGCGCGACAGCGGCACGCTCGTCCACATCGGCTTCCAGCGGCGCTTCGACGCCGGATACGCCGCCGCCCGCGCGGCGCTGCGCGGCGGCGAGCTCGGCGACCTGCACCGCGTCCACATGCTCTCCGCCGACCCCCACCCTCCGGCCCCCGAGTACGTCCCGCGCTCCGGCGGCATCTACCGCGACTGCCACATCCACGACTTCGACATCCTGCGCTGGGTGACCGGCCGCGAGGTCGCCTCGGTGTACGCCACGGGCGCCAACCGCGGCGCCGCGTTCTTCGCCGAGGCCGGCGACGTGGACACCAGCGCCGCGCTGCTGACCCTCGACGACGGCACCCTGGTCACGCTGCAGGGCTCCCGGTACAACGGCAGCGGCTACGACGTGCGCATGGAACTGGCCGGCACCCGCCGCACGATCGTCGTCGGGCTGGACGACCGTACGCCGCTGGCCTCCGCCGAGCCCGACGCCGGCTTCCCCAAGGGCGACCCCTGGCCGAACTTCGGCGAGCGCTTCGAGCCCGCCTACGTCGCCGAGATCGGCGCCTTCCTCGCCGCCGTCCGCGACGGCGGCCCGAGCCCGTGCACGGCCGGCGAGGCCCTGGCCGCGCTCAGGATCGCCGAGGCCGCCGAGCTGTCCCGGCGCACCGGCGGGCCCGCGCGCGTGGACGAGGTGACGCTGTGA
- a CDS encoding Cgl0159 family (beta/alpha)8-fold protein, with protein sequence MRDEDRRKISEYRARYPEKIAQAAAERRRRPVLADRDQILIIAADHAARGALGVRGRPLAMASRVDLLDRLCAALARPGVDGLLATPDVVEDLLLLGALHDKVVIGSMNRGGVHGSAFEFDDRFTAYDVETIARMRLDGGKMLCRVGLGDPGTAATLESCAHAVTGLAREGLVAMVEPFWSRRDEHGVRHDLSAAGMIHAVHVGQGLGATSAHTWLKLPVIDEMDRVMEATTLPTLLLGGDPTAAPDEVYSSWGKALRLPGVRGLVVGRALLYPPDDDVAAAVDTAAGLLEVS encoded by the coding sequence ATGCGTGACGAGGACCGCAGGAAGATCTCGGAGTACCGGGCCCGGTACCCCGAGAAGATCGCGCAGGCCGCCGCCGAGCGCCGCAGAAGGCCCGTGCTCGCCGACCGCGACCAGATTCTGATCATCGCCGCCGACCACGCGGCGCGGGGCGCGCTCGGCGTGCGCGGCAGGCCCCTGGCGATGGCGAGCCGCGTGGACCTGCTCGACCGGCTGTGCGCGGCGCTGGCCAGGCCCGGCGTGGACGGCCTGCTCGCCACCCCCGACGTCGTCGAGGACCTGCTGCTGCTCGGCGCCCTGCACGACAAGGTCGTCATCGGCTCGATGAACCGCGGCGGCGTCCACGGCAGCGCGTTCGAGTTCGACGACCGCTTCACCGCCTACGACGTCGAGACGATCGCCCGGATGCGGCTCGACGGCGGCAAGATGCTCTGCCGCGTCGGCCTCGGCGATCCCGGGACGGCCGCGACCCTGGAGTCCTGCGCGCACGCGGTCACGGGCCTGGCCCGCGAAGGGCTGGTCGCCATGGTCGAGCCGTTCTGGTCGCGCCGCGACGAGCACGGCGTCCGCCACGACCTGTCCGCGGCGGGCATGATCCATGCCGTCCACGTCGGCCAGGGGCTCGGCGCCACCTCCGCGCACACCTGGCTGAAGCTGCCGGTGATCGACGAGATGGACCGGGTCATGGAGGCCACCACCCTGCCCACCCTGCTGCTCGGCGGCGACCCGACGGCGGCCCCCGACGAGGTGTACTCCTCCTGGGGGAAGGCCCTGCGGCTGCCCGGCGTGCGGGGGCTCGTGGTCGGGCGCGCGCTGCTCTACCCTCCAGACGACGACGTGGCCGCGGCCGTCGACACCGCCGCCGGTCTATTGGAGGTCTCCTGA
- the iolB gene encoding 5-deoxy-glucuronate isomerase, with product MAYIPAGSTAQAPWALCVTPARAGWTYAGLRALNLSGETAEFATGDEEMLVVPLSGSCVVECDGERLELRGRESVFAGVTDFAYLPVRATARITGRGRFALPSAVAERRLPVRYGAAADVPVEVRGAGQATRQVNNFCAPEVFACDRLMAVEVLTPGGNWSSYPPHKHDTPGDGEAVLEEIYYFEGGPGYQRVYGAPGRPIDVLAEVGCGDVVLVPHGYHGPSMAAPGYDLYYLNVLAGPGDQRSMAFRDDPRHAWIRSSWAGQPMDPRVPMTSASGEAT from the coding sequence ATGGCGTACATCCCCGCCGGCTCCACGGCCCAGGCCCCCTGGGCGCTGTGCGTCACGCCCGCCCGCGCCGGCTGGACCTACGCCGGGCTGCGCGCGCTCAACCTGTCCGGCGAGACCGCCGAGTTCGCCACCGGCGACGAAGAGATGCTCGTCGTGCCGCTGTCCGGGTCCTGCGTCGTGGAGTGCGACGGCGAGCGGCTGGAGCTGCGGGGACGCGAGTCCGTCTTCGCCGGCGTCACCGACTTCGCCTACCTGCCCGTCCGCGCGACGGCGCGGATCACCGGCCGGGGCCGGTTCGCCCTGCCCTCGGCGGTCGCCGAGCGCCGCCTCCCCGTGCGGTACGGGGCGGCGGCGGACGTGCCGGTCGAGGTGCGCGGCGCCGGGCAGGCCACCCGGCAGGTCAACAACTTCTGCGCCCCCGAGGTGTTCGCGTGCGACAGGCTCATGGCCGTCGAGGTGCTCACCCCCGGCGGCAACTGGTCGTCGTACCCGCCGCACAAGCACGACACGCCCGGCGACGGCGAGGCCGTGCTGGAGGAGATCTACTACTTCGAGGGCGGCCCCGGCTACCAGCGGGTGTACGGCGCGCCCGGCCGTCCGATCGACGTGCTGGCCGAGGTCGGCTGCGGCGACGTCGTGCTCGTGCCGCACGGCTACCACGGCCCGTCCATGGCCGCGCCGGGCTACGACCTGTACTACCTCAACGTGCTGGCGGGCCCGGGAGACCAGCGGTCCATGGCCTTCCGCGACGATCCCCGGCACGCCTGGATCCGGTCGAGCTGGGCCGGGCAGCCGATGGACCCGCGCGTCCCGATGACGTCCGCATCCGGGGAGGCGACGTGA
- the iolC gene encoding 5-dehydro-2-deoxygluconokinase, producing the protein MTEVLTIGRVGVDVYPLQVGVSLREVETFGKYLGGSPANVAVAAARLGRRSALISRTGADPFGEFVHDALRSYGVDDRYVTPVAGLPTPLTFCEIRPPDDFPLYFYRYPKAPDLEIYADELDLAAIRESDLFWATVTGLSQEPSRAAHAAAWRARGRAPLTVLDLDYRPMFWPSAEEAAAQVRAALAHVTVAVGNVDECEVATGARDPHEAAKALLDMGVELVVVKQGPAGVLGMTAGETVTVPPVPVEVVNGLGAGDAFGGALCDGLLAGRGLEDTLRRANAAGAIVAGRLACAPAMPTAAEIEAVISELPGESDA; encoded by the coding sequence ATGACCGAGGTGCTCACGATCGGCAGGGTGGGCGTCGACGTCTACCCGCTCCAGGTCGGCGTCTCGCTGCGCGAGGTGGAGACGTTCGGCAAGTACCTCGGCGGCAGCCCCGCCAACGTCGCGGTCGCCGCGGCCAGGCTGGGACGGCGGTCCGCCCTGATCAGCCGCACCGGCGCCGACCCGTTCGGGGAGTTCGTCCACGACGCCCTGCGCTCGTACGGCGTGGACGACCGGTACGTGACCCCGGTCGCGGGGCTTCCGACGCCGCTGACGTTCTGCGAGATCCGCCCGCCCGACGACTTCCCCCTGTACTTCTACCGCTATCCCAAGGCCCCCGACCTGGAGATATACGCGGACGAGCTGGATCTGGCCGCGATCAGGGAGTCGGACCTGTTCTGGGCGACGGTCACCGGCCTGTCGCAGGAGCCCTCCCGCGCCGCCCACGCCGCCGCCTGGCGGGCCCGCGGGCGCGCCCCGCTGACCGTCCTCGATCTCGACTACCGCCCGATGTTCTGGCCCTCGGCCGAGGAGGCCGCCGCCCAGGTGCGCGCGGCGCTGGCGCACGTCACCGTGGCCGTGGGCAACGTGGACGAGTGCGAGGTCGCGACCGGCGCGCGCGACCCGCACGAGGCCGCCAAGGCGCTCCTGGACATGGGCGTCGAGCTGGTGGTCGTCAAGCAGGGGCCGGCGGGGGTGCTCGGCATGACGGCCGGCGAGACCGTCACGGTGCCGCCCGTACCGGTCGAGGTGGTCAACGGGCTCGGCGCGGGGGACGCCTTCGGCGGCGCGCTGTGCGACGGCCTGCTGGCGGGGCGCGGGCTTGAGGACACGCTGCGGCGCGCCAACGCCGCGGGCGCGATCGTCGCCGGACGCCTGGCCTGCGCGCCGGCCATGCCCACGGCCGCGGAGATCGAGGCCGTGATCTCGGAGCTCCCGGGGGAGAGCGATGCGTGA
- a CDS encoding TIM barrel protein, translated as MNASAPRIAAAPISWGVCEVPGWGHQLGRDRVLAEMRALGLTATELGPDGFLPPSPSERAALLASYGLRGIGGFVPVVLHDPGHDPLPEARATMCAFAEGGVETVVLAAATGADGYDARPVLDDDGWNTLLGNLGRLLAAAAECGRAVTLHPHVGTMVETRDEVERVLEGSEMPLCLDTGHLLIGGTDPLDLVSRAADRVAHVHLKDVDATLAARVRAGELTYTEAVRAALYRPLGRGDVDVAGIVSRLTAAGYQGWYVMEQDLILDAEPPDGAGPIGEVRACLDHLAALTADTAGTVGAAGAEGPA; from the coding sequence GTGAACGCCTCCGCGCCGAGGATCGCCGCCGCCCCGATCTCGTGGGGGGTGTGCGAGGTGCCGGGCTGGGGCCACCAGCTCGGCCGCGACCGCGTGCTCGCCGAGATGCGCGCCCTCGGCCTCACGGCCACCGAGCTGGGCCCCGACGGCTTCCTGCCGCCGTCCCCGTCCGAGCGCGCCGCGCTGCTGGCGTCGTACGGGCTGCGCGGCATCGGCGGGTTCGTCCCCGTCGTCCTGCACGACCCCGGCCACGACCCGCTCCCCGAGGCCCGCGCCACGATGTGCGCGTTCGCCGAGGGCGGCGTCGAGACGGTCGTGCTCGCGGCGGCCACCGGCGCGGACGGCTACGACGCGCGGCCGGTGCTGGACGACGACGGCTGGAACACGCTGCTCGGCAACCTGGGCCGCCTGCTCGCCGCGGCGGCCGAGTGCGGCCGGGCCGTCACCCTGCACCCGCACGTCGGCACGATGGTCGAGACCCGCGACGAGGTGGAGCGCGTGCTGGAGGGGAGCGAGATGCCGCTCTGCCTGGACACCGGCCACCTACTCATCGGGGGCACCGACCCGCTCGACCTGGTGTCCAGGGCTGCGGACAGGGTCGCACACGTTCACCTCAAAGACGTGGACGCCACGCTCGCCGCGCGGGTCCGCGCGGGGGAGCTGACCTACACCGAGGCCGTGCGCGCCGCGCTCTACCGGCCGCTCGGCCGCGGCGACGTGGACGTGGCGGGCATCGTGTCCCGCCTCACCGCCGCCGGCTACCAGGGCTGGTACGTCATGGAACAGGACCTGATCCTGGACGCCGAGCCGCCGGACGGCGCGGGCCCCATCGGCGAGGTCCGCGCCTGCCTGGACCACCTCGCCGCGCTCACGGCGGACACAGCGGGCACAGTGGGCGCGGCGGGCGCGGAAGGCCCCGCATGA